In Podospora pseudopauciseta strain CBS 411.78 chromosome 2 map unlocalized CBS411.78m_2, whole genome shotgun sequence, the genomic stretch AATCCAGACGAATTACCTCATGAACCCGGTCTGATCAGGATTCAACATGATCGAGAGAGGTGCGAGAGTCCATCATCCTGGAACCTTCATCGCATCGTGTGTGCCGGCTTGGAAGCTTCTGGGTCCACGCGCGTTCCTCGTTTTGACCAGGTGGCCCCACATGAGTTCACTCGAACTGCGACCATGGGACGGCAAAACGAACGGCAGCTCAGGATGAACCCAGCCCTGTGACTCGGTCATGATATGGGAAAAGGTGGTTCAGGCGGTGAAGGGGGATGAGGTGACTGTTATATTCCCGTCGGGAGGTTCATCGCAACAAGAGCAGCTGATGGGATGTTCCGCCAGtgacccctcccccgcgctGCAGTTGACTTCTCGTCCAGGGGCTTTACATACCTACATCTAATGAACTTGCAGTCAAACAATGCATTCCATCTTCTGCGGGATGAAAAGATTGATCCTCACAAGAGTGAATCTCCAAAATACCTGCGTGAATACTGCAGTGACTGCCTCTTTGCCTGACAATGTGTCGAGGCCCAAAAGAAAATCAAGTGAGAACCGCGCGGCTCAGGCATATTTCGTCATCTGCCCCACTGCCTGTGAAGCCAAGGCTAGAATGCCAAGATGTCTTTTTTAGCGTCCTTTTGGGTCTCACTCACTAACATATCGCTTCCACGAAAAACAGGCTGTGAGTTGAAATCTCTACTTGTGTGATGCCGTGGCAATAAATCCACAAAACGAAACACAACTGCTCCATGAGAAGAGGCCGCTCTACTCCGGCCGATTTGACCATGGGGCCTCTCGGTCTCAGATCCTCAGCTCTGAATGACCGTCTTCTTCAACCGTGGAGCGGCTCGGGTGGCTGAGTGAGTACTAGGCTGAGGCTGAGCTTGCTTCTCGATACATGACCGTTAGGGGCCATGGCAAGATATTAAAACGGCTCGTGATTGGGTGTCTTGTAAGTTATGGCCAATCTATGTATGGACCAGTCTTCTATCGTTACATGACCATACTTGTACCAACTGTAAGTGAGCCGGTATCCCAAACAGAGCCTCATGTATTGTGGGACTGTGGTCAGAGAAGGATGACGCCAAGGTAACCGTCGTTCTTTTGATATCAAGTGGCCTGAAGCGTATACTATAGACAAGAGTGGAAGTGGCGGTTCATGGGACCTTGACATGCCGTGCTATGGGGTACTGCGATCTAGACATGGAGAGCTGACGAGTGATAGCTATTCGACATAGATGAACTAGAAAGGAGTGCGATGGTGAAGGGCTTGATCGGTTCGTACTCGTCGTGTTGATGTTGTATTCCGAAGGCGAAGCTCTCGTCGTCGATAGATTGGCTCATAGTTCCGCAAACCTAAGACTGAGGTTAATCGTAATTTGTACCCTTGATCTCACATTCATGGAAGCTCGAAAAGTCACTGCCAAGCACGCACAAAGCTTGATCATCAGACTTGTCATATTCCCATTTGATGTGGCGAGGGTAGTCCTTCAACTAACCGCCCAAGCCGCAACCAAGCTTGCCGTGGAATCAGGGCTCTTGTGGAGGTACCATCGGTGTCGAGCCCGCAGTCCATGAAACTGCCAGAGGCCGCAAGACCGAGCCCATCCCACTTTTGCTTAAACACATCTCAATTTCCCGTGTAAGCTACGCCGATGAACCAGAACCCTTGATATCAATGCACCCATCCCAATGGTCGTGAATGCGATACGCCGTCGCAAAAGATCCAGGCAAGCTTTGGAAGTACAAAGGGAACCCGAGGAGTCAAAAACACGCCTTGCCGATATTGACCGTTTAGTCGAAGAGACCGAAGCCCATGTCATCGTCGgactcctccttctctgtAGCAAGTTGTTAGCACCATATTCAAGAGCATATCGGGCCGGAAGCCCAGGGTGGGAGTACtgaccctcctccttggcctcctcagGAGCGGCCTCAGCAGCGCcgccagcggcagcagcagcgccaccagcagcggcaggggcggcaccaccaccagagccGACGTTGGAAAGAAGGTCCTTCACATCCTTGCCCTCGAGAGCCTGTATCACAGCAAAACAACCCAAGTCAGTCATCTAATCGTCTCGTGGCCGGACGCCCGCGTTCGGAATGCGTAGTTCTCGGTGTTTCGTACCTTGGCGAAAAGGGAAGCCCAGATAGGCTCGACATCCTCAATGCCGGCGGCCTTGATGATGGTCTGGATCTTGTCGGCCTATTTCGCAAGTCAGTCGCTCGTTCCGCCCAAATCGCCCCGTACATCGCAGAATCGCGCAGGGCTCCAGAAGATTCTCCTTACAGTGATCTCAACACCGTCATCGGCGAGGATCAGGGCCGCATAGGACGTCGCAAGCTC encodes the following:
- the ALTA12 gene encoding 60S acidic ribosomal protein P1 (EggNog:ENOG503P5HS; COG:J), with the translated sequence MSTAELATSYAALILADDGVEITADKIQTIIKAAGIEDVEPIWASLFAKALEGKDVKDLLSNVGSGGGAAPAAAGGAAAAAGGAAEAAPEEAKEEEKEESDDDMGFGLFD